Proteins encoded within one genomic window of Arachis ipaensis cultivar K30076 chromosome B08, Araip1.1, whole genome shotgun sequence:
- the LOC107612578 gene encoding G-type lectin S-receptor-like serine/threonine-protein kinase At4g03230 (The sequence of the model RefSeq protein was modified relative to this genomic sequence to represent the inferred CDS: added 61 bases not found in genome assembly): protein MRTTLVVFLVSLLQCTSQVVVAKDIMESGQNITSESSSSFLVSAGQRFVLGFFPRPENKSESYLGIWYNSDQTQYPGKQTVVWVANRDIPVVSSNVGVFHIADDGNLVLEDASSKGRYWSTSISSASTATNKTRRVQLMDSGNLVLFHEEEDGDYIWQSFQHPTDTFLPGMQMDMDGMELRSGNFTFKMVPTQNYRKKRYVIYLNDQLYWENDGLNSDALSPDKLEYLTNWTEIDIPTSSRTKGVNRTMKLSATMNKSSTGTWETFYKKYMNTRIVMNSSGEIQYLKWEEEDSTGAGWTMLSNQPSDKCHIYNFCGNFSSCDIADDLRICKCLPGFKENQIQSDEGGSRFPGCNRSTLSLSDSRGMMFINLTMVRVTAPDFKSPAESEDECRISCLHMHLPRCQAYSYNRSVSDYDRVPLTCGIWTQDLTTLQVVQDDGAATASLSVLVNRSDIAPKAKSCEPCGIYVIPYPLSTGPSCGDATYNKFICNNSTGQLNFTIPSGESYRVTWVDQNTRRFYIQTSNSYRCDSSSQNRVLDPPFNVTNWCYGADEIEVSWDPAPEPPCNHLTDCNGWPHSTCRQKFHPGEKRCFCHSKYHWDASTLSCTQGEESKNHKLLLVVTLTVMLLLAFPVIFAYVWRIKTNPKIDRANILIQESLHDSERQVKGLIGLGGLEDKHSESIEVPFYTYRSIVAATDNFSESNKLGRGGYGPVYKGRFLGGQDIAVKRLSSFSTQGLEEFKNEIVLIAKLQHRNLVRLRGYCIKGDEKILLYEYMPNKSLDSFIFDRSRTLLLEWPMRFDIILGIARGLLYLHQDSRLRIIHRDLKSSNILLDEDMTPKISDFGLAKIFGGKETEASTERVVGTYGYMAPEYALDGYFSIKSDVFSFGVVLLEILSGKKNTGFFQFKQTATLLGYAWGLWTENRLMNLMDTSFSGTCNENQFTKCAQIALLCVQDEPGDRPTMSTVVTMLDSEIATIPIPTQPTFYAIRRTTSTTASSSSRPETTMQIESSYQEGR, encoded by the exons ATGCGAACTACTCTTGTAGTTTTCCTTGTTTCATTGCTGCAATGCACTTCTCAAGTGGTTGTAGCAAAAGATATTATGGAGTCTGGCCAAAACATAACTTCAGAATCTTCATCAAGCTTTCTTGTTTCAGCTGGACAGAGATTTGTACTAGGCTTCTTTCCTCGTCCCGAAAACAAATCAGAAAGTTACCTGGGGATATGGTACAACAGTGATCAAACACAATACCCTGGAAAACAAACAGTGGTATGGGTTGCCAACAGAGACATTCCTGTTGTGAGTTCCAATGTTGGAGTCTTTCATATTGCAGATGATGGAAACCTTGTACTAGAAGATGCATCGAGTAAAGGACGCTATTGGTCCACATCAATAAGCTCTGCATCCACGGCGACGAACAAAACAAGGAGAGTGCAGCTAATGGATTCTGGGAATCTGGTATTGttccatgaagaagaagatggagattACATATGGCAAAGCTTCCAACACCCCACAGACACGTTTCTTCCGGGAATGCAGATGGACATGGATGGCATGGAATTAAGGAGTGGAAACTTCACCTTCAAGATGGTTCCAACTCAAAATTATCGGAAGAAGCGTTATGTCATCTACTTGAATGATCAACTCTATTGGGAAAATGATGGACTCAATTCAGATGCACTGAGCCCTGACAAACTCGAATATTTAACTAACTGGACAGAGATCGATATCCCTACGTCTTCACGTACGAAAGGTGTGAATCGGACGATGAAACTTTCAGCCACTATGAACAAATCCAGCACTGGGACCTGGGAAACCTTTTATAAGAAATACATGAACACAAGAATTGTGATGAACTCTTCAGGGGAGATACAGTATCTGAAGTGGGAAGAGGAAGACTCTACAGGTGCAGGATGGACGATGTTATCGAACCAGCCATCGGACAAGTGccatatatataatttttgcGGCAACTTTAGTAGCTGCGACATTGCAGATGATTTGAGGATCTGCAAATGTTTACCAGGGTTTAAGGAGAATCAGATTCAGAGCGATGAGGGAGGGTCCAGATTCCCAGGATGTAACAGAAGTACACTATCACTGTCTGACAGCAGAGGCATGATGTTCATTAACTTGACCATGGTGAGAGTGACCGCACCAGACTTCAAATCCCCCGCAGAAAGCGAAGATGAATGCCGGATTTCGTGCCTTCACATGCATCTTCCCCGGTGCCAAGCTTATTCGTATAATCGCTCTGTTTCAGATTATGATCGTGTTCCTCTCACATGTGGAATTTGGACACAGGATTTAACTACTCTTCAAGTGGTCCAAGATGATGGTGCTGCTACTGCTTCTCTTTCTGTTCTGGTCAACCGTTCAGATATAG CACCAAAGGCAAAATCTTGTGAGCCTTGTGGTATATACGTAATTCCTTATCCCCTAAGCACTGGACCAAGCTGTGGGGATGCCACCTACAACAAGTTCATCTGCAACAACTCAACAGGGCAGCTTAACTTCACAATCCCCAGTGGAGAATCGTACCGAGTTACTTGGGTAGACCAAAATACTAGAAGGTTTTACATTCAAACCAGCAATTCTTATCGCTGTGATTCCAGCAGTCAAAATAGAGTCCTTGATCCTCCCTTTAATGTCACCAACTGGTGCTACGGAGCAGATGAAATTGAGGTCAGTTGGGATCCAGCGCCAGAACCCCCCTGTAATCACCTCACAGACTGCAATGGTTGGCCTCATTCAACATGCCGACAAAAATTTCATCCAGGGGAAAAGAGGTGCTTTTGCCATTCAAAATATCACTGGGATGCCTCAACTCTTAGTTGTACTCAAG GAGAGGAATCAAAAAACCACAAATTGCTATTGGTTGTAACTCTTACAGTCATGCTTTTGCTAGCATTTCCAGTGATATTTGCATATGTATGGAGAATCAAGACAAACCCCAAGATTG ACAGGGCGAACATTCTAATACAGGAGAGCTTGCATGATAGTGAAAGACAAGTCAAAGGTTTGATAGGTTTGGGAGGTTTAGAAGACAAACACAGTGAAAGCATTGAAGTGCCTTTTTATACTTACAGAAGCATTGTAGCAGCTACTGATAATTTCTCTGAGTCAAACAAGCTTGGAAGAGGAGGTTATGGACCAGTCTACAAg GGAAGGTTTCTCGGAGGCCAAGATATTGCTGTAAAAAGGCTTTCAAGTTTTTCAACACAAGGCTTAGAGGAATTCAAAAATGAGATTGTTTTGATTGCCAAACTCCAACATCGGAACCTTGTTAGACTCAGAGGCTATTGCATAAAGGGAGATGAGAAGATTTTACTTTATGAATACATGCCGAACAAGAGCTTGGACTCTTTCATATTTG ACCGTTCAAGAACTTTACTCCTTGAATGGCCAATGCGGTTTGACATAATCCTAGGCATTGCACGAGGATTGCTTTATCTTCACCAAGACTCTAGACTAAGAATAATTCATAGAGATCTAAAATCTAGCAACATTCTTCTAGATGAGGATATGACTCCAAAGATTTCAGACTTCGGCCT gGATATATGGCACCAGAATATGCTTTGGACGGGTATTTTTCAATCAAATCCGATGTTTTCAGCTTTGGTGTAGTCTTATTAGAGATTCTCAGTGGAAAAAAGAACACAGGATTCTTTCAATTCAAACAAACTGCTACCCTTTTGGGATAT GCATGGGGACTATGGACAGAGAATAGACTTATGAATTTAATGGATACATCTTTCAGTGGAACTTGCAATGAGAATCAATTTACGAAGTGTGCACAAATTGCACTCTTGTGTGTGCAAGATGAACCAGGTGATCGACCAACCATGTCAACTGTTGTGACAATGCTTGATAGCGAAATTGCAACCATCCCTATTCCTACGCAACCAACATTTTATGCAATTAGAAGGACTACAAGCACTACTGCATCTTCTTCGAGCAGACCAGAAACAACCATGCAAATTGAGAGCAGTTATCAAGAAGGGAGATAG